The uncultured Desulfobulbus sp. genome window below encodes:
- a CDS encoding glycosyltransferase family A protein, producing the protein MDTKVSIIVPAKNEENFIYDSLFSLVNQQYKNIEIIIVDDISTDNTIKIAQSFGDARIKIINGPGKGFSAAWNTGYMACTGEIITQCDADDRYPKDRLIRQVTWLATHPEFDAVCGAYWAMDRKGNILSRLATHNTELDISEELKNGITRTSLCTFAIRAHALKEVGGLREYFLTSGDIDFQLRFGETYRVYYLPDFTYYYRIHDASVTHSQPSPVREFYEITARLFQKQRLQRGYDDLQVEKAPHPPDIYAKGNSAQRHIRGLLTGEAWRTYNEGKKKDAIKTGLQLVKKFPFDPNSWYHLLLLLVKKSR; encoded by the coding sequence GTGGACACCAAGGTTAGCATTATTGTTCCTGCCAAAAATGAAGAAAATTTTATTTATGATTCATTGTTTTCTTTAGTTAATCAACAATACAAGAATATAGAAATTATAATTGTTGACGATATATCTACAGACAATACAATAAAGATAGCTCAATCTTTTGGTGACGCGCGAATAAAAATTATCAACGGCCCCGGGAAAGGGTTTTCTGCAGCCTGGAATACCGGGTACATGGCGTGCACAGGAGAGATAATAACGCAATGCGATGCAGATGACCGCTACCCTAAAGACAGGCTAATTAGACAGGTTACATGGTTGGCTACGCACCCAGAATTCGATGCAGTGTGCGGAGCCTATTGGGCTATGGACCGGAAAGGAAACATTTTATCGCGCCTAGCCACACACAATACAGAATTAGATATCAGCGAAGAATTAAAAAATGGTATCACAAGAACTTCCCTGTGCACATTCGCAATTAGAGCCCATGCCCTGAAAGAGGTCGGAGGTTTGAGAGAATATTTCCTGACAAGTGGAGATATCGATTTTCAACTTCGTTTCGGTGAAACATACCGCGTCTATTACCTCCCTGACTTCACTTACTATTACAGGATACATGATGCTTCTGTCACCCACAGTCAGCCATCCCCTGTCAGAGAGTTTTACGAGATCACGGCCCGTTTATTCCAAAAACAGCGCCTACAAAGAGGATATGATGACCTGCAGGTTGAAAAAGCTCCCCACCCCCCTGATATTTACGCAAAAGGGAACAGTGCGCAACGCCACATCCGAGGGCTACTGACTGGTGAGGCATGGAGGACGTACAACGAGGGGAAAAAAAAAGATGCAATCAAAACTGGTCTCCAACTTGTAAAAAAATTCCCCTTTGACCCCAATTCTTGGTATCATTTGCTTTTACTCTTGGTAAAAAAATCTCGTTAA